In Camelina sativa cultivar DH55 chromosome 17, Cs, whole genome shotgun sequence, the genomic stretch TATCTAAGTGgagttattagtttgtgatttgtaaaaagtcatttaaaatctaaataaatttaggttattggattcagaattttataaaatcaataaaaattttgtgctattcaattaaaacaaaaaaaatctaatgaatttgttaatgaatttaattattatgttattggttaatgattttacatttttttttacaaaatgaaATCTTGGAAAGTATCgcaaaaatacagagattgtttggattacttttacaagatttaagaaaactaatcaacaaaactatagaatacTTTCTAACAATCCTTAAAAATCTATttacttttgatgattttgttgaagtcttcaaatttttttataaattagaatccaattaGAAGATCTTCTAATCTTCCAAATGATCTTTGTTTAGCCAAAGTTTATCTTTGCAAATCACTATTTGTTTTGggatatatgattttttctttttcttttcttaatagaGAAAATAGAATTATACATGTTATGGTTCGTAAATGTGATTTCGTTctctgttgttttcttttttgataatcTCTTTACATATCAtgttcgtttttatttattatggtTATCTCACATTTTTTTCTCATCTAAATGATATTACTATTGTCAATTGTGatatacaatattttatatagaagATGGAATAACACATGTTATACATAtcataatttgtgtttttttaatcttttgtttttgttatttggtaTTTTATTCGGAACTAAAACAAGATTTAAAGTGTAAAGACATTAAAGTTTATTTTCCACGATTTGGTTTTTGAACATGAAACATTTATCATGTAAATGATTTACAGTTTTATACTCTCTAGTCTCTAGCCAAAGAAAAATTTATGGGTTAGTTTTTCTCTAAAATGATTCAAGGAGGCATGCCTGGAATCAAGTTACATCAAAGTTTTCAATTGAACAAAATTTCCACTTTtggccacacaaaaaaaattatctgaacagacatataaattatttattaaggaaatagaatatttataaatacaaaaataattaaaacattttttaatatttataatatctctattaatatttttgaagtatattttgtgttttatctTTATACTTatgcttatttaaatttttctttgcaATGTTAATCCCtacaaaattacacaaaactcaataagtaaaatatggtaaattgaccaaatcaattaattttattcgcatcaaatagaaaatattgtatCCATGAGTTTTCTAAAATCGCTCTAAATCtccctaccaaaaaaataaggtttctaaaatcaaacaaataccATAAAGatgtaaatgatttttaaaaaaaaaagtctgagcGTAGTCCATTCTTCTCTCAAGATGTATCAAAAGGAGTTAAAAGAGTACTCACTGTGCAGGTATATTAACTGGTCTCCCATTCTTCTCTCAGCCTtttatcacatattttttttatagcaatTGGAGGTAGTAGTTGtgaaatttaaagaaataaaaaaaaaattctatagaattcatgtattttgataattaaaatttcTCAATTGGATGGTATTTCTAAAGATCTATACTAACTACGATGAACtaatgagaaaagaagaagaattgtaaATATTGTGCATACCAAAATGAAGAAGTCTCAAAAGTTAATCCTCCAATTTTTTATGCATCACAACTACTTATTTCATGAGATTCAATCAAAACATTATAGGTGAAAAAACTCAGTCAATCAAAAAATCCAaagcaaaaagagagagagacctattaaacaatttttttttctttatgtaataaatattttattttggaagtAAGAAAAAAACCTAGGGTTATCTCGTGATCTGGGCTGATTTCATAAATAATTGAAGACCCATACTATTACGCAAAAACAacatgtattgttttttttttggttaactcaAGAGTTTTTTCTCTACTAATAAATGATTACTTTTGtgatatacaaaaatttatatagagGATGAAAGAATAATACAtgttggttttttaaaaaaatatatatcttttgtttttgttatttggtattttattcggaacaaaaacaagatttacATGGTAAAGAATATGAACATTAAAGTCTTGTTCACACCAACAAGAATgcggtttttgtttttgaatataaaTCAAATGTACATTTTAGTCGTTTAGACAACTCACAATAGTTATCAATTGCTCGTGAttttaggtttgtttgtgaCTTCTAAACGTTGATAGTTCGATTCTAGGCTAAGTTTGTCTCAAACCTCAAAGTTTCACTATAGTttggatatgtatatattttttttttctctttttgcttcagtcaaaagtcaaaacgaAAGCAGAGGGGAGAGCCGGAAGAACAAGGCGCCCTTGTGCCCAATCCAATATCggatttttaatgtaatttgtaATGCAAGTAAGATATTAGaattaaccaataatcaaattatTACATTCCTATACGCTAATGATCAGACTGGTTCACATTTGTAGCACTTGATCTGGAGAGCACAAGAGATTATGTTTGGTTTCACTAAATCGTTGTTTAGTAAACAGCATTATCAAAAAGAAATTGTAACACATCAAACAAATATGTTTGTACAAATCTCTCAGCTAATGCTAAAAGTAACACTTTAAAACCACAATAAGCTCCACAGTTAAATTATTTAAGAGACATGAAACAATTCAACAACATCCATTAGCAAAATGTATCATCACCTGAAGACTCTAAAAGAGTGGTTAGTGGCAGTGAATCCTCCATCAATCATCAGGTTATCTCCGCTTATGTACCGCGCTTCATCGCTCGCCAGAAACAGAACAGCGTTGGCTACATCATCAACCGTCAGTTCGACTCCTTTTAGATTAGCGTTCGAAGCCGCAAAATTCCTGAAACCAACAAATGCATCTTCCGTTCTTTCTTCCTTTGGCAAATGAGCCATGGCAAGTTCGGTTGCAACCGCATAAGGCGAAACACAGTTCACACGTATCCCGTGCTGTCCAAGCTCGGCTGCAACACTCCTAGTCAAGCCTAGAACAGCGTGCTTGGAACCAACATAAGCATGCGGACCAACACCTCCCACCACACCTCCCACACTACATAAGGAAACTATAGAGCCTTTCTTCTCAGGGATCATTACACGAGCTGCATGTTTCATC encodes the following:
- the LOC104758555 gene encoding xanthoxin dehydrogenase, translating into MSTNTESSSSLPTQRLLGKVALITGGATGIGESIARLFHKHGAKVCIVDLQDDLGGEVCKTLLSGERGKETACFIHGDVSKEGDISNAVDFAVKQFGTLDILINNAGLCGAPCSDIRNSSLAEFEKIFDVNVKGAFLGMKHAARVMIPEKKGSIVSLCSVGGVVGGVGPHAYVGSKHAVLGLTRSVAAELGQHGIRVNCVSPYAVATELAMAHLPKEERTEDAFVGFRNFAASNANLKGVELTVDDVANAVLFLASDEARYISGDNLMIDGGFTATNHSFRVFR